One genomic window of Deinococcus ruber includes the following:
- a CDS encoding DUF4242 domain-containing protein: MPRYLIERTFPDGLAIPMNAEGAATCQTVVGKNMDVGVTWVHSYVTEDHKKTFCVYDGPSPEAIRQAAERNGLPVDRISLVSVLDPYFYR, translated from the coding sequence ATGCCCCGTTACCTGATCGAGCGTACCTTTCCGGACGGCCTTGCGATTCCTATGAACGCCGAGGGGGCCGCTACCTGCCAAACGGTCGTCGGGAAGAATATGGACGTAGGGGTGACGTGGGTGCATTCCTACGTGACCGAGGATCACAAGAAGACCTTCTGCGTCTACGACGGCCCCAGCCCCGAGGCGATCCGGCAGGCGGCCGAGCGGAACGGATTGCCGGTTGACCGCATCAGCCTCGTGAGTGTGCTCGACCCGTATTTCTACCGGTAA